A window from Candidatus Thiodiazotropha endoloripes encodes these proteins:
- a CDS encoding HpcH/HpaI aldolase/citrate lyase family protein, with protein sequence MAFKNRLHRSELAVPGSNMRMLEKAPHSGADLVFIDLEDAVAPSDKEQARRNAIHALNEYDWSSCSVSVRINGLDSHFCYRDIVDVVEQAGDKLDTLLVPKVGQPSDLEFVALLLEQIEAAKGYKQINLHALIETAMGMANVEAIAQSCPDRLEALVFGVADYAASTQARTVSMGGVNPDYHVLSDADAEGNRDVYLGNQWHFAMSRMIVACRAYGLRPIDGPFGDYSDPDGYLAVAKSFAALGGEGKWAIHPAQIELANQVFTPSAKEVDRARRIVQAMEEAAAAGQGAVSLDGRMIDAASIRQAEVMLSKVEQIERNSKQEAAA encoded by the coding sequence ATGGCCTTCAAGAATCGCCTTCATAGAAGCGAACTGGCCGTACCGGGCAGTAATATGCGGATGCTTGAAAAAGCCCCGCACTCTGGCGCTGACCTGGTATTCATCGATCTGGAGGATGCGGTTGCACCGTCAGACAAAGAGCAAGCCAGAAGAAATGCCATCCATGCACTGAATGAGTACGACTGGTCGAGCTGTTCAGTTTCCGTTCGCATCAATGGTCTGGACTCCCACTTCTGTTATCGGGACATCGTTGATGTGGTTGAGCAGGCCGGTGACAAGCTGGATACCCTGCTGGTCCCCAAGGTCGGGCAACCATCCGATCTGGAATTTGTTGCGCTGTTGTTGGAACAGATTGAAGCAGCCAAAGGCTACAAGCAGATCAACCTGCACGCGTTGATCGAAACGGCCATGGGAATGGCGAATGTGGAAGCGATTGCGCAGAGCTGTCCCGATCGGCTTGAAGCGCTGGTCTTCGGTGTTGCGGATTATGCTGCTTCCACACAGGCACGGACCGTCAGCATGGGTGGCGTCAACCCGGACTACCATGTGTTGTCTGATGCGGATGCCGAAGGCAACCGTGATGTCTATCTGGGTAACCAGTGGCACTTTGCCATGTCGCGCATGATCGTGGCCTGCCGCGCCTATGGCTTACGTCCGATCGACGGACCGTTTGGTGATTACAGTGATCCTGATGGTTATCTGGCTGTGGCCAAATCATTTGCTGCCCTGGGTGGTGAGGGTAAATGGGCCATCCATCCCGCGCAGATCGAGTTGGCCAATCAGGTCTTCACGCCCAGTGCGAAAGAGGTGGATCGGGCCCGTCGTATCGTCCAGGCGATGGAAGAGGCGGCAGCAGCCGGCCAGGGTGCGGTCAGTCTCGACGGTCGTATGATCGACGCCGCTTCGATTCGCCAGGCCGAAGTGATGCTGTCGAAGGTTGAGCAGATCGAACGCAACTCCAAGCAGGAGGCGGCCGCGTGA